The genomic window CTGATGAGCTAGGATTTTAACTTTCTATTTGTGGATTACAAATCCACAGTACAATGATCGGGATTACAAATCCCGACCGACGGAAAAGTCAACTCCAACTTGTATCTTGTCTATCGATACTATTCGCAAAACCTCGTGCTAAAAGATATATTTACTAATCTCTTAAGAAATTATACAGATAATGACCGTATAATAGCCGAATTTTGGGCTGAGATTGAGAAAAACTACACTCATAAAAAAAGGCATTATCATACACTTTCACATCTAGATAACGTGTTGACGCAACTTACTGAAGTAAAAGTTAACATTGAAAGTTGGGAAAGTATTCTATTTACTATATTCTATCATGACATTATTTATAACGCGTTAAAATCGGACAATGAAGAGAAAAGCGCCGAACTTGCCCAGAAGAGAATGAGGCAGATTTCAGTTCCTGACCACATTATCGATACTGCAAAACTCAAATAATAGCCACTAAAAAACACCTTGCCTATACTGAATCAGATACAAATTATTTTACTGATGCAGATCTTTCGATATTAGGCCAAAGTGTAGAAAACTATACCACTTATTCGCAAAACGTAAGAAAAGAGTATTCAGTTTATCCGGATCTCATTTATAATCCAGGACGAAAAAAGGTTCTGGAACATTTCATACAAATGGAACGGATTTTTAAAACAGATTATTTCTATCAAAAATTTGAAAGCCAGGCAAAATTGAATCTACAATTTGAACTAGAACAGCTCGGCTAGCCGGGATGCAAATCCCGTCCAATAAAATGCTTAGGTTACCTTTTTATACTGCATGTATTAAAGGACAAACCAGATAAACATGCAGTTCATAAAACCAGTATTCGCATTTGTTAAAAGGAGAATTATTTCTTTAATATTTCTTGGCTTTTATATTAGAAGCTGGGTGTTTTGTTTTATATTTTTTCATAGTCTACCAATCGGCTCTACCTCAAGATGCGGGATGCCTGATTTTGGTATGTTTATTTCCATAATGTTTCTATCATGCATCTATTTAATAACATTTCTAGTCCTTACTTGGATAAATAAAGGACAATCTAAAAATGAATTCACTGTGATTACTGCAATGATTCCTTTACCAATCTATATTGGAATAATTGATATGTTAACTTAAACTTTGTTAGTCGGAATTTGCACATGAACTAAGGATTTGTAATCCTTCTATTCTTGGATTATGAATCTACATATAACAGGTCTGGATTGCAAATCCAGGCCAACGCAAGACCTAGCAACACAAAATTCATCCCAAACAATTATATTTGTTTTATGATAGGTGCCAATAAACTTACCGGTGCTATATCTGCGCTGATGGATGAATATAAAAAGGCAGTTGACGAACTGATTGCGGTAATCGAACCAATTAGCCCACATCAACTGATTAAAACCATTGAGCCAGAAAGTTCAAATCCAGATTGTATTTCCATTCAAACTATCTTAACACATGTAACTGCTTCGATGTTTAGTTATGCGGTGTATATCGAAAATTCTATTGGATTGAAAACAGTTAGGCCGGAGCGATTGCAGTTTGACCACATCACCCCTTATATCTCAAGGCTCCGGGAAGCACTTAAATATAACGAGAACTTTTTCAGCAGAAATCCCGACATCACCATGGAAGAGTTCGATCAATCGAAAAAGATAAATACAGGGTGGGGCCAACAATACGATGTAGAACAAATGTTAGAGCATGCCATCGTTCATATTTTAAGGCATAGGAGGCAGATTAAAAATGCGCTTGTCGATATAAAAAGCAGATCAATCGAAAAAAAATAATTTGCAATTCACTGAAAATAAATATCTTTGCATCAAAATTTACAGAAATGCTACGTCAACTACATATCCAACAATTAAGCTTTAGCCCGTCTTGTGGCATAAAGGGCTTGGGTATTGACTTAAATTTCCTCCCCAACCCTTAACGCGGTTTTAAGTTTCAACAAACAAAACCCATTTAAAAATCAATTTTATTACGCATTTGCTAAGCATTTAACCGCTTATCAAAATTAATTATATCCGTTATGGACATTTATACCACTGTAGAAGAAAAATACCTACAGGCTATTGAAGAACTGCACTGGGGCGAATTACCCAAGGCACTTCAGTATTTTAACGAAATTATTGTTTTCGACCCTGATTATGCAAGAGCTTATTTTCAGTTGGGCGATATTTATCAGAATCATTTTAAAGATTATAAAATAGCAGGTTATTATTACAAACGTTGCACTGAGCTAGATTCGGATTTCCCAGAGGTCTATAAACCCTATCTTGAACTTGTTATTACGCTTAAAATGCACAAATTGGTGAAACAGGTTGCAGAAAAGGCCTTACTTGTACCTGGTGTTTGCGAAGCACACATTTACGAATGTTTGGGCCTACATGCCGAGCTACAGCAAAATTTTACAGAAGCGGCAAATTATTTCAAAAAAGCAGAACTGTTTAATGCCATTCAGGATGAGCAAAGCACTTTAATAGAGCACCAAAACCGCATTAAAAGCAAAATGAACAGCACAAAAGCAATGATTTACGATTTACTAGGATAAAAGGCAATGCCTTTTATCCTTTTTAACTGATCAGTTAATGTTATAATACAATTCACCGAATTGCCCTTGTTATTTTAATTTTGTTACTATCTTTACCGCACAATTACAAAGCATAAATCTTTAAATCAAAAATATTCGATATGTCAGCTCACGATTCACACGCACCTGTTCAGCAAACAAAAGGCATTTGGGCTTTACCATTGGCTGCATGGATTCTGGTTTTATTATTGTGCGTCTATTTCACTAGACCAATCTTTAACCACAAAGAAGCATCTGCTCACCATGAAAAAACTGAAGCAGCGCACGAAAAACCAGAAGCACACCACTAGGAGGTTTCCAGTGATAAAAGCATAAAAAAGCGTTCAGATTTAAAATCTGAACGCTTTTTTATGCCCATCTACTTTCTTGCTGTTTAAGTTACATCTACTAGTTGGTGTGACGCCAACAAGCTTGTTCCAATGTTCATTTCATTTCGGTCGCTGAGACACCAACCGATAGGTTAAAGCATAAAAAAGCGTATCCATTATATTATGACGCTTTTCTATGCCGCTGATATTAATTATTTGAGCTGGCCCATAATGTTCGGGAAATCGGTAATAATGCCGTCTACCCCGAGGCTCATAAAATAATTCACTTCCTTTACTGTATTAACCGTCCATGGGATAATTTTAATACCCATTTCGTGGCAGCGGTCTACCAACCCCTTGCCAACCAAAACTGAGTACGGGCTATAAATAGTTGGTTTAAAACCTAATTTCTCAATATAATCTTCAAAGGGTTCTTTTTCATCAATTAATAACGAGGTTTGTATTTTGGGATATTTCTCGTGCAGGTATTGTAACGTACGCATATCAAATGATTCGATAATCACTCTTTTGGCAAGTTTTTTCGAATTAATTACGTCCATAATCAATTCTACAAATTCTGCAGGCTCCGGATGAAATTCGTTATCACCATTTTTAATCGTTTTGGTTTCGATGCTATATACAGGTTTGGCGAGTTTGTGCGCTTTAACATAAGTCTCAACCGCATCTATTGTTTCAGAAAGCAGCGGTTTGTAAGCTTTAAACTTCATCTGTCCGGGAAAGCGGTTATGGACTTTGCTGCCAACATCAAACTTTTTAACCTCCTCATAATCCATCTTGTAGATGTTATAGTTCTTTTGATCTTTTAAAGTAATCGGCTTACCGTTGGGTTGTAAAGAAATCTCGTTGTTAAAGTAAGGCTCTTGCGAAAGCACCACTTGTTTATCTTTCGAAATCACAGCATCCATTTCTAAAGTGGTAACGCCTAAATCGATCGCTTTTAACATTCCTTCAATGGTATTTTCGGGCATAATACCACGTGCACCAGCTTTGCCCTGTACATCGAATTTCTTTTTTTGGGCCGAAACATGAAAAAACAATAAAATTAGGGTGGAGAGCAGAAGTAATTTTTTATGCATGAATTTTAAACGTAAAATGAATAATTTTATTGGTGGTAATAATTTTTGGAGCGCAAAAACCGTGTTTCTGTTTAATGTTTGCTCCTGCTTTCTATTATATCTTTTCGCTACGCTTCAAGATGCCACTCCATCCTATATCGATCGTAAAGCAAGCAAAATATAGAAATAAAAAAAGGGCTTCTTTTTATGGAGAGCCCTCTTTAATTCACATTTGTTATTTATCTTTCTGCTGGTACAAAGGCCTGAACAATTAAGTTCCAGCTTGCATCAGCTCCCTTTTCATAAACGAAAACGTAGTTAAAACTTTCGCGTAAATCGGCCTTGTAATCAATAGTAGCAACACCATAGGTATAAGCCAAATCGCTACCGATTGCTTTATCTACGCCTGTTGTTTTTAAGTTAATTTTGCTGATCATTCCGTTATAAAAAGCAATAATTTTTCCTTTTCCATCAATGGCTTCATTACCTGGAAAAAGTAAACGGGCATCGCTGGTTAAAAAACCTCCAAATGCCGCAATTCCATGCGTTTTTAATAATGTATTTAAAGTTTTCTCGGTGGTTAAGATAATTTCTTTCCCAGCCTTAATTTCTTTTTCATTTAAAAACTTTGGTGCAACATGATCTTTAGGTTCGATAAACTGTGGCGTAACTTTAGCCAGAGGT from Flavobacterium sp. W4I14 includes these protein-coding regions:
- a CDS encoding putative metal-dependent HD superfamily phosphohydrolase (product_source=COG4339; cog=COG4339; superfamily=109604) gives rise to the protein MLKDIFTNLLRNYTDNDRIIAEFWAEIEKNYTHKKRHYHTLSHLDNVLTQLTEVKVNIESWESILFTIFYHDIIYNALKSDNEEKSAELAQKRMRQISVPDHIIDTAKLK
- a CDS encoding putative damage-inducible protein DinB (product_source=COG2318; cog=COG2318; superfamily=109854), whose protein sequence is MDYESTYNRSGLQIQANARPSNTKFIPNNYICFMIGANKLTGAISALMDEYKKAVDELIAVIEPISPHQLIKTIEPESSNPDCISIQTILTHVTASMFSYAVYIENSIGLKTVRPERLQFDHITPYISRLREALKYNENFFSRNPDITMEEFDQSKKINTGWGQQYDVEQMLEHAIVHILRHRRQIKNALVDIKSRSIEKK
- a CDS encoding tetratricopeptide (TPR) repeat protein (product_source=COG0457; cath_funfam=1.25.40.10; cog=COG0457; smart=SM00028; superfamily=81901) — its product is MDIYTTVEEKYLQAIEELHWGELPKALQYFNEIIVFDPDYARAYFQLGDIYQNHFKDYKIAGYYYKRCTELDSDFPEVYKPYLELVITLKMHKLVKQVAEKALLVPGVCEAHIYECLGLHAELQQNFTEAANYFKKAELFNAIQDEQSTLIEHQNRIKSKMNSTKAMIYDLLG
- a CDS encoding flagellar biosynthesis/type III secretory pathway M-ring protein FliF/YscJ (product_source=COG1766; cog=COG1766; transmembrane_helix_parts=Outside_1_14,TMhelix_15_34,Inside_35_62); translated protein: MSAHDSHAPVQQTKGIWALPLAAWILVLLLCVYFTRPIFNHKEASAHHEKTEAAHEKPEAHH
- a CDS encoding glycerophosphoryl diester phosphodiesterase (product_source=KO:K01126; cath_funfam=3.20.20.190; cleavage_site_network=SignalP-noTM; cog=COG0584; ko=KO:K01126; pfam=PF03009; superfamily=51695), whose protein sequence is MHKKLLLLSTLILLFFHVSAQKKKFDVQGKAGARGIMPENTIEGMLKAIDLGVTTLEMDAVISKDKQVVLSQEPYFNNEISLQPNGKPITLKDQKNYNIYKMDYEEVKKFDVGSKVHNRFPGQMKFKAYKPLLSETIDAVETYVKAHKLAKPVYSIETKTIKNGDNEFHPEPAEFVELIMDVINSKKLAKRVIIESFDMRTLQYLHEKYPKIQTSLLIDEKEPFEDYIEKLGFKPTIYSPYSVLVGKGLVDRCHEMGIKIIPWTVNTVKEVNYFMSLGVDGIITDFPNIMGQLK
- a CDS encoding ketosteroid isomerase-like protein (product_source=COG4319; cleavage_site_network=SignalP-noTM; cog=COG4319; superfamily=54427); amino-acid sequence: MKQLFSTAIASLLALGAFAQKSDGTTKSLVNAEKDFAKSIAKNGDKEAFIDYSSTSTLVFRPNPVNAKTFYSGKANAENNVTWTPNLAKVSRSGDLGFTTGPYEVGTSEKKYGQYLSIWKPENGRWKLAIDLGTESNKPLAKVTPQFIEPKDHVAPKFLNEKEIKAGKEIILTTEKTLNTLLKTHGIAAFGGFLTSDARLLFPGNEAIDGKGKIIAFYNGMISKINLKTTGVDKAIGSDLAYTYGVATIDYKADLRESFNYVFVYEKGADASWNLIVQAFVPAER